One genomic segment of Arachis duranensis cultivar V14167 chromosome 4, aradu.V14167.gnm2.J7QH, whole genome shotgun sequence includes these proteins:
- the LOC127746662 gene encoding uncharacterized protein LOC127746662 produces MKDVLSHKKDWRKTQTVLLTEEWSAIIQNSLPEKLKDPNSFMIPCTLGNACTRIALCDLGASINLIPASLIKKLYLTEEVKPTRMCLQLADGSIKIPSGVIEDMIVRVMGHGGAQEYIPHPRKTFPSHRTNPHRCGERGSNPKSQ; encoded by the coding sequence ATGAAGGACGttctaagtcataagaaggattggagaaaGACACAAACAGTcctcctcactgaagaatggaGTGCAATCATTCAGAACAGCTtgccagagaagcttaaagaccctaatagctttatgataccatgcactcTAGGTAATGCTTGTACAAGAAtagctctatgtgaccttggagcaagcatcaacttaatacctGCTTCTTTAATAAAGAAGCTCTATTTGACTgaggaagtcaaaccaacccgcatgtgccttcaacttgctgatggatCTATTAAGATACCATCCGGAgtaatagaggacatgattgtcaggGTTATGGGACATGGAGGGGCACAAGAGTACATtcctcatcctaggaagacctttcctagtcaCAGGACGAACCCTCATCGATGTGGagaaaggggaagtaaccctaagagtcaatga